One genomic window of Desulfovibrio gilichinskyi includes the following:
- the rlmN gene encoding 23S rRNA (adenine(2503)-C(2))-methyltransferase RlmN, whose translation MIDILNLDYEELETFISKELKGPKFRVKQIWQWLWQKGVSNFDDMTNIAKGLREDLKSKAVLNHPELDVVQTSKDGTIKLLLRLGDGALVETVLIPMEGRYTQCLSTQVGCAMGCTFCNTGLMGFERNMTMSEILGQVLVGRAYLEQKNLDQLKNLVFMGMGEPLLNLDELIKSLKTLNDPEGLSFVPRRITVSSVGFIKQLKVLGESGLTLPAISLHAPTQELREKIMPKAAQTDINDLLSAMDHYPLKPRERVTYEYLLLGGVNDSIEHAKQLVRLLGHRKCKVNLIAYNPGDKPLYKAPDPAQVLAFEKYLWDKEITATIRRSMGQDIKAACGQLKADRKES comes from the coding sequence ATGATTGATATATTGAATCTCGATTACGAAGAGCTTGAAACTTTTATTTCAAAAGAGCTTAAAGGCCCAAAATTCAGGGTTAAGCAGATTTGGCAATGGCTGTGGCAGAAAGGCGTAAGCAATTTTGATGACATGACCAATATTGCCAAGGGGCTTCGCGAAGATTTAAAAAGCAAAGCTGTATTGAACCACCCTGAACTTGATGTTGTGCAAACGAGTAAAGATGGAACAATTAAACTTCTGTTGCGTCTTGGTGACGGAGCATTGGTTGAAACTGTTCTTATCCCTATGGAAGGACGCTATACTCAGTGTCTTTCTACACAGGTCGGCTGCGCCATGGGATGTACCTTCTGCAATACAGGGCTTATGGGGTTTGAGCGCAACATGACCATGTCTGAAATTCTCGGACAGGTTTTAGTCGGCAGGGCATATCTAGAGCAGAAAAATTTAGATCAGCTCAAGAATCTTGTTTTTATGGGAATGGGCGAACCTCTGCTTAATCTGGATGAACTGATCAAGTCTTTAAAAACTTTGAATGATCCTGAAGGGCTCAGTTTTGTGCCGCGGCGCATAACTGTTTCATCTGTCGGATTTATAAAGCAGCTTAAAGTTTTGGGTGAATCAGGTTTGACACTTCCGGCAATATCGTTGCATGCGCCGACTCAAGAGCTGCGTGAAAAGATTATGCCTAAGGCCGCGCAAACAGATATAAATGATTTACTCTCCGCAATGGATCACTACCCGCTTAAACCGCGTGAACGGGTAACTTATGAGTACCTGCTGCTCGGCGGAGTAAACGATTCAATTGAGCACGCCAAGCAACTTGTGCGCCTTTTGGGCCACCGCAAGTGCAAAGTTAATCTTATTGCATATAATCCCGGGGACAAGCCGCTCTACAAAGCTCCTGACCCTGCGCAGGTTTTAGCCTTTGAAAAATATCTGTGGGATAAAGAAATTACCGCAACTATCCGCAGGTCAATGGGACAGGATATTAAAGCAGCTTGCGGTCAGCTTAAAGCTGATAGAAAAGAAAGTTAA
- a CDS encoding ArnT family glycosyltransferase encodes MNYDSMHGPDYFYQKNWRILLGLLLIFSFAVSFYGISLNYFYDIDEPKYARAVYEMFSQGHFFSPMFDGMPRMEKPPLTYWVMYPFAWLASLNGFGSNTLFILRLPTVLCSMLVVLATALTGKKMFGPATGLLAALMLQSSVLFKFMSVMMKVDIVFTCCVTWATYCYLLRYLGDKRKIVSISGAVITTLGVLAKGPFAFLPLAGYVLAEGIRCNVRAKHEADQSASFLSSINVSGIISNAWKERKILLLWSTTGCIAFALWLYAAWVNSGFDYSQGLVGQFFLNTSTTSSKLFEKLSRLDPYFDTLTVIFFPWGGYVFGAVYGIWKSIKEKFDEKYVFMTCIFLVYLLTFTLLFKLKSNRYMLPVLPILSIIVCDWLVNAKRDKSYSTFFEMGFIWLCSMGAMLAYRSFKAMKVSVNLADGVPVHQYMDTMIPFFLAFACFFAVLLVVSIKQAERPVLHIVGGALAIVAVMPFYYRTLPSYVSITENRPMPIMGQALTDGLKDIAIGNMLVLHRPFFIKAFPDIVYYFKKLDHGQGCMYSLGSSASPLEMLQALATPKNAADLFKSEHHDAEKYPAYKYFKETKFNSAVMLLSAHDYIEFGSFIEKLPPQIKDMIVVEDLNTLSVKWVTEQIKIVRFIPKQ; translated from the coding sequence ATGAACTATGACTCAATGCACGGTCCTGACTATTTCTACCAGAAAAACTGGAGAATTCTTTTAGGATTATTGCTTATTTTTTCTTTTGCAGTCTCTTTTTACGGGATCTCTCTTAACTATTTTTATGATATTGATGAGCCTAAATATGCGCGCGCTGTCTATGAAATGTTTTCACAGGGGCATTTCTTTTCACCGATGTTTGACGGCATGCCCAGGATGGAAAAACCTCCGCTTACATATTGGGTTATGTACCCTTTTGCATGGCTAGCTTCACTTAACGGTTTCGGCAGCAATACTCTTTTTATTTTAAGACTGCCGACAGTTCTTTGCTCAATGCTTGTAGTTTTGGCAACGGCTTTAACAGGTAAAAAAATGTTCGGCCCGGCAACTGGATTGCTCGCGGCTTTGATGCTTCAGAGTTCTGTGCTGTTTAAGTTTATGTCTGTAATGATGAAGGTCGATATTGTTTTTACCTGTTGCGTAACATGGGCAACTTATTGCTACCTGCTGCGATATCTCGGAGATAAACGCAAAATTGTGTCTATCAGCGGAGCTGTAATTACTACTTTAGGCGTCCTGGCAAAAGGCCCGTTCGCATTTTTACCGCTGGCCGGATATGTTCTGGCTGAAGGAATCAGGTGTAATGTCCGCGCTAAGCACGAGGCTGATCAGTCCGCATCATTTTTATCCTCCATAAATGTCAGCGGAATTATCAGTAACGCATGGAAGGAGCGCAAGATTTTATTACTCTGGTCTACAACCGGATGTATCGCCTTTGCGCTTTGGCTGTACGCAGCGTGGGTGAACTCAGGCTTTGACTATTCGCAAGGACTTGTAGGCCAATTTTTCCTTAACACTTCGACCACAAGCTCAAAGCTCTTTGAAAAGCTGAGCCGGCTTGATCCGTATTTTGATACGTTGACAGTTATCTTCTTCCCTTGGGGGGGATATGTTTTTGGAGCCGTATACGGGATATGGAAATCGATTAAAGAAAAATTTGATGAAAAATACGTCTTTATGACCTGTATTTTCCTCGTATATCTTTTAACTTTTACTCTGCTGTTCAAGCTCAAATCCAACCGTTATATGCTGCCTGTTCTGCCGATTCTTTCCATCATAGTCTGCGACTGGCTTGTGAATGCAAAGCGGGATAAATCATATAGCACTTTTTTTGAAATGGGATTCATATGGCTTTGCTCCATGGGGGCAATGCTTGCTTACCGTTCTTTCAAAGCCATGAAAGTTTCGGTAAACTTGGCGGACGGTGTACCGGTTCATCAGTATATGGATACCATGATTCCGTTTTTCCTGGCTTTTGCCTGTTTCTTTGCGGTCCTGCTTGTGGTGAGTATTAAACAGGCGGAACGTCCGGTTTTGCATATAGTCGGCGGAGCCTTGGCTATAGTTGCCGTCATGCCTTTTTATTATCGAACATTACCGTCATATGTTTCCATTACTGAGAACAGGCCGATGCCGATTATGGGGCAGGCTTTAACTGACGGTCTTAAGGACATTGCAATCGGGAACATGCTTGTTTTGCACAGGCCGTTTTTTATCAAAGCCTTTCCTGATATTGTTTACTATTTTAAAAAACTTGATCACGGACAAGGTTGCATGTACTCGCTCGGATCAAGCGCGTCTCCCTTAGAAATGTTGCAAGCACTTGCCACTCCCAAAAATGCGGCTGATTTATTTAAAAGTGAGCACCATGATGCTGAAAAGTATCCTGCCTATAAATATTTTAAAGAAACTAAATTCAACAGTGCCGTAATGTTGCTCAGTGCTCATGATTACATCGAATTTGGTAGCTTTATTGAAAAGCTTCCTCCTCAGATAAAAGATATGATAGTCGTTGAAGACTTAAATACTCTTTCCGTTAAATGGGTAACCGAGCAGATTAAAATAGTTCGGTTTATTCCAAAACAATAA
- a CDS encoding tetratricopeptide repeat protein: protein MRFRSTLNLFCVISIFITLNAIAAAASPTIAIEDFKDKSGRPATEFKEFLTKSLTKAGFTCCNNSTMRNYVRYTLAGIVEKNKKGTSYSVLLTDTFSLEPSVFFNGKQIGGTNTSPAASKLVKSVAKFLSSQTITSIEIVGDSRLTPNAVMALAQIRPGETASPEKIIAGRIILENCGLFKNAQLYIAPGPEGRQLRITVKEGVMVIANSMDGPGKAVIDNILGPATDDLPEFPAIPEDPEQKDLSTVSAGFLAHEAEKALITFESTDSAYTIENLEYFVSIASAIRNRIYSYNTPCRDLCVILFKMCSVLDSKTARDITAQFQRDFMQNSSDPETMDKMLSRIEFLNQSHDIAAEAEVTLASRLYSDSPHSPIIPWVLSSLGEQALKVEDVKRAAPLLKASIVISSLPVSPEMLILAAQTQYSNLDKNSGDAASARLRPLLAEPNLNLSAKKQIKSLDRWAALCETVLAISDKDEFELQLEKGDALILLNRPDLAEPLFHRLHEEKPDDARPFTGFGRLAFQRTGNLYSARPYIERASKLNHRDRFFYELALAYTLKRITGEALPTINIEGRNSEEASATRFLLPKAALYDAGYEQFNKAQALLIKAGINVLDDWLSYTPIANDSACENMYVQTDLLKTELPDSDEILLANYFFSVFVKDRTDIRKMLTIPLSSRVGLEPRIAQINILIREISIHPTLPLAEAIQSAVVSIAADADNRSKVVALQADALAITGLYMNSKENLIRAKSLYGLAAGLSSGTEKGRLLNNQACVYLALGQKSEADDLYDEAMDNSPDFPEAVTLGNTVSSSSQKELKAKLSGYIEKVKSTELKQAAQDILGIEPKKTAGNSTDRAVKNNQTSSVKVSPQAGSLHILLKESSATEVDYNNIEGLKLNFLYKSNPWLLPAKAK, encoded by the coding sequence ATGCGTTTCCGATCAACATTGAACTTGTTTTGCGTTATATCAATTTTTATAACACTGAACGCGATTGCGGCTGCAGCTTCGCCTACCATTGCAATCGAAGATTTTAAAGACAAATCAGGACGTCCTGCAACAGAATTCAAAGAATTTCTCACAAAATCTCTTACAAAAGCAGGATTCACTTGTTGCAATAATTCAACAATGAGAAATTATGTCCGATACACTCTTGCCGGAATCGTTGAAAAAAACAAGAAAGGAACTTCATATTCCGTTCTGCTAACCGATACTTTTTCCCTTGAACCGAGTGTTTTTTTTAACGGAAAACAAATAGGCGGAACAAATACATCGCCTGCAGCATCCAAACTTGTTAAATCTGTCGCTAAATTTCTTTCCAGCCAGACTATAACTTCAATTGAAATTGTCGGAGATTCAAGGCTTACTCCGAATGCGGTGATGGCCTTAGCTCAAATTCGCCCCGGCGAAACTGCTTCGCCTGAAAAAATTATTGCAGGAAGAATTATTCTTGAAAATTGTGGATTATTTAAAAATGCACAGCTCTACATAGCTCCCGGACCTGAAGGCCGTCAGCTCAGAATTACGGTAAAAGAAGGAGTCATGGTTATTGCAAACAGCATGGACGGCCCCGGAAAAGCTGTTATTGACAATATTCTAGGCCCAGCTACAGATGATCTGCCGGAATTCCCAGCAATTCCTGAAGATCCTGAACAAAAAGATTTATCCACTGTCAGTGCAGGTTTTCTTGCGCATGAAGCAGAAAAAGCTCTTATAACATTTGAATCAACTGATTCAGCATATACCATAGAAAATCTTGAATATTTTGTAAGTATTGCTTCCGCCATTCGAAATAGAATCTATTCCTATAACACTCCATGCAGAGACTTATGTGTAATTCTTTTTAAGATGTGCTCTGTTCTTGATTCTAAAACAGCCAGAGATATAACTGCACAATTTCAAAGAGACTTCATGCAGAATTCTTCTGATCCTGAAACAATGGATAAAATGCTTAGCCGCATCGAATTTTTAAATCAATCACATGACATCGCGGCCGAAGCAGAAGTAACTCTAGCATCCAGATTATATTCCGACAGTCCACATTCCCCGATTATCCCGTGGGTTTTATCTTCACTAGGGGAGCAGGCTCTAAAGGTAGAGGATGTCAAACGCGCGGCTCCTTTGTTAAAAGCCTCCATTGTGATTTCGTCACTTCCTGTCTCACCGGAAATGCTTATTCTTGCCGCACAGACTCAGTACAGCAATCTTGATAAAAACTCCGGTGACGCCGCGTCGGCACGGCTCCGTCCGTTACTTGCAGAACCAAATTTGAACCTGTCTGCTAAAAAACAAATAAAATCACTGGATCGCTGGGCCGCATTATGTGAGACAGTGCTGGCCATTTCTGACAAAGATGAATTTGAACTGCAACTTGAAAAAGGTGATGCTTTAATTCTTCTGAACAGACCGGATCTGGCCGAGCCATTATTTCATCGTCTTCATGAAGAGAAACCTGATGACGCAAGACCCTTCACAGGATTCGGAAGACTTGCATTCCAAAGAACCGGAAATCTTTACTCTGCAAGACCTTACATAGAAAGAGCTTCCAAGCTGAATCATCGTGACCGCTTTTTTTATGAACTGGCTCTTGCTTACACCCTGAAAAGAATCACAGGCGAGGCTCTACCTACAATCAATATTGAAGGCAGAAACTCAGAAGAGGCTTCTGCAACCAGATTTCTTTTACCCAAGGCCGCACTTTATGATGCAGGATATGAGCAATTCAACAAGGCTCAAGCATTGCTTATCAAGGCAGGAATAAATGTTCTTGATGACTGGTTATCCTATACACCTATTGCTAATGATTCCGCATGTGAGAACATGTATGTACAGACCGATCTGTTAAAAACTGAACTTCCTGATTCTGATGAGATTCTGCTCGCCAACTATTTTTTTTCAGTCTTCGTAAAAGACAGAACAGATATCAGGAAAATGCTGACTATCCCGCTTAGCAGCCGCGTAGGGCTGGAACCACGGATAGCGCAGATTAACATTCTTATAAGAGAAATATCTATACACCCGACACTACCTCTTGCCGAGGCGATTCAGTCCGCAGTTGTATCCATTGCCGCCGATGCTGATAATCGAAGTAAAGTTGTAGCACTTCAAGCAGATGCTCTGGCCATAACCGGACTTTATATGAACTCAAAAGAAAATCTTATCAGGGCTAAATCCCTTTATGGGCTAGCCGCGGGGTTAAGTTCCGGCACGGAAAAAGGAAGATTGCTGAACAATCAGGCTTGCGTGTATCTGGCGTTAGGACAAAAGAGTGAAGCGGACGATCTCTACGATGAAGCCATGGACAATTCCCCGGACTTTCCAGAGGCTGTAACACTTGGAAATACTGTGTCATCTTCTTCTCAAAAAGAACTTAAAGCGAAGCTGTCAGGTTACATTGAAAAGGTGAAATCAACTGAGCTGAAACAAGCGGCTCAGGACATTCTAGGAATAGAACCGAAAAAAACAGCAGGAAATTCAACTGACAGGGCAGTTAAAAACAATCAAACCTCATCTGTAAAAGTATCTCCCCAGGCAGGTTCGCTTCATATTCTTCTAAAAGAATCATCAGCGACAGAGGTAGATTATAACAATATTGAAGGGTTGAAACTGAACTTTTTATACAAAAGCAACCCATGGCTGCTTCCTGCAAAAGCGAAATAA
- a CDS encoding phage regulatory CII family protein: MSEEIERAIQELVVNGPVPLEVLAEKLGKSPKTLLREVNPDDPKAKLGAETLMEIMRITGSVEPLKLMAAQMNYILESE; this comes from the coding sequence ATGTCTGAAGAGATTGAAAGAGCAATACAGGAACTCGTAGTAAACGGACCGGTTCCGTTAGAGGTCCTTGCTGAAAAATTGGGAAAGAGCCCTAAAACATTGCTGCGTGAAGTAAATCCGGATGATCCGAAAGCGAAGCTTGGTGCTGAAACGCTGATGGAAATAATGCGAATTACCGGGAGTGTAGAGCCGCTTAAGCTGATGGCTGCGCAAATGAATTATATTTTGGAGTCGGAATAA
- a CDS encoding ATP-binding protein, translating to MPKKSLHMKILLWGWAVMLCALLLTFWFYYGTVAEELANSSEQDTSRLLNYVRGQISKSEEVPGTSAFQGQVTQLGHALGIRITYIKDGKVLADSEVQEKRLPKLDDHSNRPEVIAAEASGSGENIRFSKTLDTRMLYVAKTMNKEGEFLRLALPYSVIGDRLDRVKTHFAVTLLLIAMGSALLLIYIGKRTSAAVTEISATARAIGEGDYNKRIRIIPGGEYQLLADSVNTMARKIQGHIEIIEDQKNKLDAMFDNMKEGIMVLDTDGKIESVNNSMTEIVPETKDSKGRMPLEVLTRHEIQDSVDAIINNSNSTKSDSIILDFPDGRSLNVTVCSFNDSSNRRKLILVFHDISEVRRIEMILRDFVSNASHQLRTPLTSIKGYTETIIDNPPQDAKILAKFLNIILENANHMSKVITGMFALARSEYSGKKLRSEPTSLNGTILHSINNLTKIAAAKNIQIIKGIIPDELVVGTDEGLIQIFENLLENAIKYAPENSSVKIETKLEEGSITTKIIDEGPGILPSDAERIFERFFKLDENAVENGSSGLGLAICRSLVRNFNGDIWVESPANTSTGTGSAFCVKLPVADGE from the coding sequence TTGCCCAAGAAATCTTTACACATGAAAATTCTACTCTGGGGATGGGCGGTTATGCTCTGCGCCCTGTTGCTTACGTTTTGGTTTTACTACGGAACAGTGGCCGAAGAACTGGCCAATTCAAGCGAACAGGATACTTCCAGGCTGCTTAATTATGTCCGCGGGCAAATCAGCAAGAGTGAAGAAGTTCCCGGGACATCCGCTTTTCAGGGCCAAGTCACCCAGCTGGGTCATGCACTTGGAATCAGAATTACGTACATTAAAGACGGTAAGGTTTTAGCAGACTCTGAAGTTCAGGAAAAACGTCTGCCTAAACTAGATGACCATTCAAACAGACCTGAAGTTATTGCTGCTGAAGCAAGCGGCTCAGGCGAAAATATAAGATTCAGCAAAACGCTCGACACCCGTATGCTCTATGTAGCAAAGACCATGAACAAAGAAGGTGAATTCCTGCGTCTGGCTTTGCCATATTCAGTGATCGGCGACCGCCTTGATCGCGTAAAAACACACTTTGCCGTTACCCTGCTTTTAATAGCTATGGGCTCAGCCTTACTCCTTATATATATAGGCAAGCGAACCTCAGCCGCTGTAACAGAAATTTCTGCAACTGCGCGTGCAATCGGTGAAGGTGATTACAATAAGCGTATCCGCATAATCCCCGGCGGTGAATATCAACTTCTGGCGGATTCGGTCAACACAATGGCCCGTAAAATTCAAGGCCATATTGAAATCATTGAAGATCAGAAAAACAAACTAGATGCCATGTTCGACAACATGAAAGAAGGCATCATGGTTCTTGATACTGACGGTAAGATTGAATCTGTAAACAACTCTATGACTGAAATTGTCCCTGAAACAAAAGACAGCAAAGGACGGATGCCTCTTGAAGTCCTCACCCGTCATGAAATTCAGGACTCCGTTGACGCGATCATCAACAATTCAAACTCCACTAAATCCGATTCGATAATTTTAGACTTCCCTGACGGACGGTCACTTAACGTCACCGTCTGTTCTTTCAATGATTCCAGCAATCGCCGTAAGTTAATCCTTGTATTTCATGACATCAGTGAAGTCCGCCGCATCGAAATGATACTTAGAGACTTTGTCTCCAATGCTTCACACCAGCTTCGCACTCCGCTGACAAGCATCAAGGGATACACTGAAACAATTATTGATAATCCGCCTCAGGACGCCAAAATACTTGCTAAATTTTTGAACATCATTCTCGAAAATGCAAACCACATGTCAAAAGTGATCACAGGCATGTTTGCTCTTGCACGCAGTGAATACTCCGGCAAAAAACTTCGATCAGAACCGACAAGCCTTAACGGAACAATTCTTCACAGCATCAACAACCTGACCAAAATTGCCGCTGCGAAAAATATACAAATAATTAAAGGGATCATTCCTGACGAATTGGTTGTAGGCACAGATGAAGGATTAATCCAGATCTTTGAAAACCTGCTTGAAAATGCCATCAAATATGCCCCGGAAAACAGCTCTGTTAAAATTGAAACAAAGCTGGAAGAAGGTTCAATAACTACAAAAATTATTGATGAAGGGCCTGGAATCCTTCCTTCTGACGCAGAAAGAATTTTCGAACGTTTCTTTAAACTTGATGAAAATGCTGTCGAAAACGGCAGCTCAGGATTGGGACTTGCTATCTGTCGCAGTCTTGTTCGTAATTTTAATGGGGACATATGGGTTGAAAGCCCAGCTAATACATCTACCGGAACAGGCTCTGCATTTTGCGTAAAGCTTCCGGTAGCAGACGGCGAATAA
- a CDS encoding inorganic phosphate transporter, with product MDIYDVFFYLSLFAGFMMAFNLGANDVANSMASAVGAKAISIKQAVLIAGVLNFAGAVFLGSQVTATVSKGIINADAIADPKIVMIGMFASLLAAGLWVLISTLTALPVSSTHSIVGSILGFGLVAGGPDVVNWMKMVGIVMSWIISPFFAATIAYLIFTHIRKTILFQKDFIHQAKKWAPIWMGLTVLLISLSFLYKTPFGKNLHLPFLGSLAIALSISGAVWFAGRLGVSKLVGDPEQGAEAVEETFRKLQVGTSCYVALSQGANDVANAIGPVAAIYLISKEHILSANAEVPIGLLVMGGIGIAIGIALLGHKVMGTVGTKITTLTNTRGFAVDFGAATTVLVASNMGLPVSSTHAAVGSVVGVGLARGFSAVNFKILGKIVVYWLLTVPIAALTSIIIFSLLKWACI from the coding sequence ATGGATATTTATGATGTGTTTTTCTATCTGTCCCTGTTCGCAGGGTTCATGATGGCTTTTAACCTGGGTGCAAATGACGTGGCGAACTCCATGGCATCGGCAGTCGGGGCAAAAGCAATCAGCATCAAGCAAGCGGTTCTCATTGCGGGGGTACTAAACTTCGCCGGAGCGGTCTTCCTTGGATCACAGGTAACTGCAACTGTCAGTAAAGGAATCATTAATGCCGATGCTATTGCTGATCCTAAAATAGTAATGATCGGTATGTTTGCCTCGTTACTTGCTGCCGGATTATGGGTTTTGATATCGACACTTACGGCACTTCCAGTATCGTCTACCCACTCAATCGTCGGTAGTATCCTAGGATTCGGACTGGTTGCAGGCGGACCGGATGTTGTAAACTGGATGAAAATGGTCGGGATCGTTATGTCCTGGATTATTTCTCCATTCTTTGCTGCGACCATAGCTTATTTAATTTTTACACATATACGTAAGACAATCCTTTTTCAAAAGGACTTCATCCATCAAGCCAAAAAATGGGCTCCGATCTGGATGGGACTTACCGTTTTACTTATCTCCCTTTCCTTTCTCTACAAAACGCCTTTCGGAAAAAATCTGCATCTTCCTTTCTTAGGTTCACTGGCCATTGCTCTCTCCATTTCAGGAGCAGTCTGGTTTGCCGGCAGACTAGGCGTATCAAAACTTGTCGGAGACCCTGAGCAAGGGGCGGAAGCTGTTGAAGAAACATTCAGAAAGCTGCAAGTCGGAACATCCTGCTATGTTGCCCTTTCACAGGGTGCAAATGATGTTGCGAACGCAATCGGCCCGGTTGCTGCCATCTACCTTATTTCCAAAGAGCACATTCTCTCTGCCAACGCCGAGGTGCCGATAGGCTTGCTGGTTATGGGCGGAATAGGTATTGCTATAGGTATCGCACTCCTTGGACATAAAGTTATGGGAACAGTCGGTACTAAAATTACGACACTTACCAACACCCGTGGTTTTGCTGTAGATTTCGGCGCAGCGACAACGGTTCTTGTTGCGTCCAACATGGGTCTTCCAGTATCATCAACCCATGCAGCCGTCGGTTCAGTTGTCGGTGTCGGTCTGGCAAGAGGCTTCTCTGCTGTTAATTTTAAAATACTTGGCAAAATTGTTGTTTATTGGTTACTGACTGTACCAATAGCAGCTCTGACCAGCATAATAATATTCAGCCTGCTCAAATGGGCTTGCATCTGA
- a CDS encoding DUF47 domain-containing protein, whose amino-acid sequence MRFRLPFLDLIGSKNPMDGLTKHYDKIAECIQIINDSVECYVTGNSTCKEFGDLIAQIDKVESEADKIKRSIRNHLPHSMFMSVDKTLFFNYTRSQDNILDNAQEALHWLAMRKVSIPDIYQKDLIILLSEVNDTTMRLGPALKATIKLNDGTSLDRESTKRKIRKVRTHYAKAVELRKDLSSKIYNSDMDFKDIYQLMHFVACLSEMAHDAEGCADILRAMLAR is encoded by the coding sequence ATGCGTTTTCGTCTGCCCTTTCTAGATTTAATAGGTTCGAAGAATCCTATGGATGGATTAACAAAGCATTACGATAAAATTGCTGAGTGTATTCAAATAATTAATGACTCTGTTGAATGCTATGTAACAGGCAATTCAACATGCAAAGAATTCGGCGATCTTATTGCGCAGATCGACAAAGTGGAAAGTGAAGCAGATAAGATCAAAAGATCTATCCGTAATCACCTGCCGCACAGCATGTTTATGTCTGTAGATAAAACTCTGTTTTTTAACTACACCCGCAGTCAGGATAATATCCTCGACAACGCACAGGAAGCACTTCATTGGCTCGCCATGCGTAAAGTAAGTATCCCCGACATCTATCAGAAAGATTTAATTATCCTTCTTTCAGAGGTAAACGATACAACAATGCGTCTCGGACCGGCATTGAAGGCAACCATTAAACTTAACGATGGAACTTCTCTTGACCGTGAAAGCACAAAAAGAAAAATCAGAAAAGTCCGCACACATTATGCAAAAGCGGTTGAACTGAGAAAAGACCTTTCCAGCAAGATTTATAACTCAGACATGGATTTTAAAGACATTTATCAGCTCATGCACTTTGTTGCCTGCCTAAGCGAAATGGCGCACGACGCAGAAGGATGCGCCGATATCCTCCGTGCAATGTTAGCCCGCTAA